The following is a genomic window from Parabacteroides johnsonii DSM 18315.
TGTGCTAAAAATAACCTTCCTACTGAATTTTGATGCGGTTGCTCTCGAAGAGAGGTTTTGTCGAGATGCGCTTTACACAAAATACAATATCCCCCTAAAAAAGGCGATTTTGCATAGTCAATTCATTTTCTGTAGTTTATAAAATTAGTAGTTTGTTAAAAAATATTACCCTTGCGTGTAATTTGAATTAAACGGGGTATAAAATCGAAATAGATGCGGTAGTAGTTTCGATTTGGACTAATGGCTTTTTTACGAATGTGACAATAAGAGGGTAGGGCGACATTGGGATGCCACTAAATTGATGAAGAGCCAAAAACACTATATAGATATGCCCATACAGAAGGCCAAGATGTTGCGAAAATAACCATCACGGGCTATTGAAAGTGCTGACCACCTGTCCGTTCTCCCGGATATATTCGTATAATTCTTTGTAGAAAGCATGTCGTGTCAGTGTCGGTGCGTCTCCTAAAATCATCAATTTCATACGGGCACGGGTGATGGCGACGTTCATGCGGCGCAGGTCGCCGAGGAAACCGATCCGGCCTTTGTCGTTGGCGCGTACGAGGCTGATCATGATCACATCTCGCTCCTGCCCTTGGAAGCCATCTACCGTGTGGACGGTTATCAGACGGCGGAAAGGTTTGAAGAAAACATTGCGCTTGACCAGTCCGCGGATATACTGAACCTGCGATTTGTAAGGCGAAATCAGGCCGAAGTCAATGCTTTCGTCTAATACCCGTTCCTTGCCGATCTTTTCGATATATTTCTGCAAGGTCGAGACAAGCAAGGTCGCTTCGTCTTTATTGATACGGCTCATGCTGTCGGTGAGTTGGTCTTCTTCGAAATGGCAATCCGCTGTGTCGAGCCAGACGACAGGGGTGTCGAATTCCAAGATGCCGCGATGCTTGACTTCCGGTGCGGATTGCAGCTCATCCCGGTAGAACCAGCGAGAAGGAAAGCGCATGATGCTTTCGTTCATCCGGTACTGCGTTTTCAGAAGTGAGACAGTTTCAGGCTTCCGGTCGGTTATTTTTTGCATCAAGGTGTGGTCCAAGCCGCCGCGTGCCGCTTCTATACATTTGATGGTAGGAGGGAGCTGGTGATGGTCGCCCGCTAAGATGACCCGGTCCGCTTTGCCGATCGCAATCCAGCAGGCGGCTTCAAGTGCCTGGGCGGCCTCGTCGATAAAGAGAGTCGTGAAGTTACGGTTGGTCAACACCCGGTTCGCCGATCCGACCAGCGTGCAGGCTACGACACGCGCCTCGTCGAACAGTTCCGTGTCGATCTTTACTTCCAGTTCCGTTGCCCGGAAACGGAGGCGGGAGAGACGGTTGCGTCCTGTTTCCTTCTCACTGTGGCTCTTTCTACGGAGATTGGATTGTATCTCGCGGATTGCCTTGCGGATTCCCCATAGTTCGGCATAGTCGGGATGCGATTCGAAACGTCGTTCATAAGTAAAAGAAAGCATCTTGTCGTTTACGCGTGTCGGGTTACCGATGCGCAGGACATGGATGCCGCGATCGACCAGTTTTTCGGATATCCAGTCGACGGCTGTATTGCTTTGGGCACAGACCATTACCTGGTTTTCCCGGTGTAAAGTCTCATAGATCGCTTCAACCAAGGTGGTCGTTTTGCCGGTTCCGGGAGGACCGTGCACGATAGACACATCCTTTGCCGCCAATACATGATTGACCGCCTCTTCCTGCGACAGGTTCAGCCAGGGAAAACGCATGGGGAAAAGTGTGCGCCGGCCGGCGGGTGTTTTGCCTAACAGGACGTCCCGCAGATAAGCTAACCGGTTCCCTTTCGCTTGGATGACGGTAGACAAGGCGTTGAACATCGTCTTGTAACTGGTCTCGTCGAAATAAAGCTGGACGCCGATTTCGCCAGCCTTTTGTATTTCCGTAAGTGCGTTAGGAGAGGGTAATATTACGACCATCCGGTCGTCTTGCACATAACTGATGACAGCCGAGAAGTTCAGGTATTCAGGTTTCCCGCCTCCTTTTGTTGTGAAGAAGCAGACCGGACAGCCATATTCAAAATTGTGTTCGGTCTCTTTGTCCTCCAGCCGCCCTATTTCTACGACAAGTTGGTTCAGGGAGTTATAATAGCTCTTTCCCGGTACGACAGGATACCAGCATAGTCCTTGTTGGATGCGGCGGTGTATGCCGGCCCGTTCGGTTTGTTCCCGATACATCTCTTTTTCATATTCGAATTCTTTCTGCAGAAGATCGTACTGATGTTGCAGGTCTGCGGTCGGAGTCTTGAATTGAGTTGTCATCATTCTTTGTTTAATCGGGCGCAAACTTACATAAAAAAACGCAATCGGATAGGGGTTTTTCTTCTTTCCGATGTCATTAAGTCAAACGGATAGCTATCTTTGTTTATTAATTGGAAGGATTAAAATAACTGAGTATGAAAAATAAAGTTCTATATGCAATCATGTCTTTGTTGATTCTGACGGGATGCGGATCGATGAAGAATATGAGCCGGGAAGACCGGGCAGGTGTAGGGGCCCAGATAGGCGCTTTTGTCGGATGGCTTTTCGGCGGAGCGGTCGGAAATGCTATAGACGATGATATAGGGGGTGACATAGGGGCGTTTGTCGGGACGGCGGTCGGAGGAATTGCCGGTGCGCAGATCGCAGCAAATACAGGTGAGGTGGTAAGAGTGGAGAAGAGGAATCCGGGGAATTATACGCCGTCTTCGCATGTTCTCCTTCCCGATTTGCAGATCGAAGACATCTTATTGGAAGAGGACAGTGTCACTCGCGACGATAAGATCAATGCGGGTGAGACCTGCCATATCTCCCTTGTGATCGTGAATAACAGCTTTCAGGATGCTTTGGACGTGGAACCAATAGTAAAAGTTGAGAAGGGCAAACATCTGAAACTGTCCGAACCTGTCAAGATCACCAAAATCACCCGCGATGACCGTATCACCTATAATGTCATGGTGCAGGCCTCCCCGAAGTTGCGTACAGGCGAAGCTGTGTTCAGCGTCCGCCTGAAAGAAGGGCGTGGCAACGGCACGGAAGAGGAAACCTTTACGGTTAAAACTGTCGGTGGTGACAAATGAGATCTTATCTGATGAGAGAATAAAGCAGCCATATTGAAAGGAGGACTTAATTTCCGGAGCTCACGGTTTTCTTTGTCCCGTTGTAACATATCATTTATGCAGCCTAAAGTTCCCATAATTTATTAATTATTTATTAGATGAAACAAATGTACATTTTTTTGTCGGGTATTCCTTTCTTTACTAAAGAAATAGTTCAAATTATCTATGTTCCGCAATCGAAATACTTATGTTTTGAGAAGGATGTCTTATCTTTGCAATCATAAAGTCAAAGAAATCTATATTCATGGATAAAACAACTCAAACACAAATCATCAAACTTATACATCAGGAGGTGATTCCCGCTATCGGCTGTACGGAACCGGTTGCGGTCGCATTGGCTGCCGCTAAGGCTGCCGAGGTTTTAGGCTGTAAACCGGAGAAAACGGAAGTATTTCTGAGTGCCAACATTCTGAAGAATGCAATGGGTGTAGGAATACCCGGAACCGGAATGGTCGGGTTGCCGATAGCGATTGCTTTGGGTACGCTGATCGGCAAGTCTGCTTATGGCCTCGAAGTTTTGCGCGACCTGACACCTGAGGCACTTACCGAAGGAAAGCAGGTGATCGAAGATAAACGGATTCATATCGCTTTAAAGGATAATGTCGACAAGCTCTATATCGAGGTGATTTGTTCGGCCGGAGATGAAACTTCGCGGGTGATTATCTGCCATGAACATACGAATATCGTGTATGTGGAAAAGAATGGTGTAGTCTTGACAGACCAGAGGAAAGAAGGGGTTTCTTGTGATGTTTTGGACGATGATGAATTGAGGCTCTCTTTCTCTACCGTGTATGAGTTTGCGATGGAAATGCCGCTCGATGAGATCCGTTTTATCCTGGAAACTGCCGATCTGAACCGGAGAGCGGCCGAGGCTTCCCTGAAGGGGAATTTCGGACATACGGTTAGCAAGACTGTTTCCGGTGCATACGGACGTAAATATATGGGCGACTCTGCCTATACCCATATGCTGGCAATGACGGCCGCCGCCTGCGATGCCCGTATGGATGGTGCCATGATCCCGGTGATGAGTAACTCCGGCAGTGGGAACCAGGGGATTGCAGCGACACTTCCCGTCCTTTCTTTTGCTGAAGATATCGAATGTACGGAAGAACAGTTGATCCGTGCCCTGATGCTAAGCCATCTGATGGTCATCTATATCAAGCAAAGCCTGGGACGCCTGTCCGCCCTTTGCGGTTGTGTGGTGGCTGCCACGGGAGCCAGTTGCGGCATTACCTATCTGATGGGGGGCGATAAAGTGAAGATTTCCTATGCGATCAAGAATATGATCGGCAATATTACTGGTATGATATGCGACGGGGCAAAACCCAGTTGCGCCATGAAAGTTTCCAGTGGTGTTTCGACTGCTATGTTGTCCGCGCTGATGGCAATGGAAAACAAGGTAGTGACTCCGGTTGAGGGCATTATCGACGAGGATGTCGATAAGTCGATCATCAATCTGACTTCTATCGGTTCCAAAGGTATGGAAGCCACGGATAAGCTGGTGTTGGACATTATGACTGGAAAATCCTGCTAACGAATAAAAACAATTCGGGTGTGTAAGAATTGTGGAATTTTTACACACCTTACTCAATCCTTTCCACACTTTCCACACTTTTCCTATTTCCCCTCAAATAATTTATACTGATTTTATACTCTTGTTTATCAGGAGCTTGTTGAAGATGTGCATCAGCTTTCCCATTTCTGGCACGTCCTTTGCAACTTATTTATCAGAATTAGATATTATCCTTCCCGAGATATTGTTTTCTGATTAGATATTTGATTAGAAAAAGCTTATCGATTTTAAATCCGCTTCGCCTGTGAAGGTAAAGCGGATTTTTTAATTTAGAACCATTTGATCTTTCTGAAAATGAAGAACGATAAGGCCGATAACGTGAGGGAGATCATGACGATGATGGCGAAACCGTGTGGCATGTTCTCTCCGTAGATCGGGACGTTCATACCGTAGAAACTGGCGATGAGGGTGGGAACCATCAGGATGATGGAGATGGAGGTCATGCGCTTCATGATGGTGTTCACGTTGTTGGAGATGATGGAGGCGAATGCGTCCATCGTGCCGGTCAGGATATCGCTATAGATATTGACTGTGAGGTGCGCCTGCTTTAACTCTGTTTCCACATCTTCCACCAGTTCGTTGTCCATATAAACCGGTTCCTGGAAGATGCTTTGCAGTTTGGTGAGCATCACTTCATTACCACGGATGGAGGTGTTGAAGTAAACCATGCTCTTTTCCAGCTTCATCAGGCGAAGCAAGTCTTCATTGCGGATACTTTTTTCCAGGGCTTTTTCGGCATGCGCCACTTCATTGTTGATTTGTTTCAGATATTTCAGGAACCATACGGCGGACGAATGGATCAACCGCAGGATCAGGTCGTATTTGTGACGTACGACGACCTCTTTGCGGCGGGTGTACCGGATAAAGTCCGATATCAGTTCCGTCTTATAATAGCAAACGGATATGATGATTTCATTGTTTGTCATAATCCCCAGGGGGATAGTCGTGAAAGGAATACCCTGTTCCTGGCTTTGTACCGGAATTCGAATGATAGTCAATAACCAATTTCCTTCATATTCGATACGCGGGCGTTCGTCCGTATCGGCAATGTCGCTTAAAAAAGATTCGGGAACATTGAATTGGTTTGTCAGGTAATGGATATCCTCCGGTGTAGGGCATTCTACATTGATCCAGCTGTTTGGAAGCCATTGGTCTTTTTCCACAAAGCCGGCTTCACAATAAAGAAAAGTTCTCATTATTGCCTCCTTTCGTTTTTGTCAACGTACAGAGGCCTTGCTGTCTGCCCCTGCGCGTTACTTGTTACTTATTGTTTCTATTTCTCGCGGAATACTGTCGTCCATAATTTATCATTACTTTTTACGGCTGCAAAGATAGAAAAATCCGGTAATAAATATGTATTGGAAGCGGATTTTTGTCAAGTTCGTGAGATTGCATATCTGCGATAACGGTAATAAGCGATACCCACCAAATCAGCCAGGAACCAACCGATAGGAATAGACCACCAAATACCGGTAACTCCTATGGAAGGAATGGATGCCAGCCAATAGGAAAGGACGACGCGTGTACCTAAAGACAGAATGGTAAGCACGACGGACATTCCCGGCATACGGATGGCCCGGTAATAACCATAAAGGAGGAACAAGATTCCGATGCCTAAATAAAAAGTCCCTTCAATGCGCAGGTATTCTGTTCCGATGCGAAGTATCTCAGCTTCATCCGGACGGACGAAAATAAGCATCAACGGCTTGGCAAAAAAGAAAACCAACAGCGAGATGACAAGAGAAAAGACGATCGTTATAAGAAATGCGCTGCGTACTCCCCGGCGGATACGATCCCCTTTTCGCGCCCCAAAATTCTGGGCGACGAAGGTGGAAAAAGCATTCCCGAATTCCTGAACAGGCATATAGGCGAAAGAGTCGATCTTGACTGCTGCGGCGAATGCGGCCATGACAGCCGTACCAAAACTATTTACCAACCCTTGCACCATCAATATTCCGAAATTCATCACGGATTGTTGGACGCAAGTCAGTGTGGAGAAAGAAGTGATTTCTTTCAGGCTGGAACGGTCGAAGCGCATATCTTTCCGGTGTAATCGTAGTTCGGGGCGGGTTTTATAGGTGTACAGCAAGATACCGGATGCCGCCATTCCCTGTGCGATGACCGTTGCGACTGCCGCTCCTTCGATGCCTTGATCCAAGACGAGAATAAGAAACAAATCAAGCCCGATATTCAAAACGACTGACACGGCCAGGAACCATAAAGGTGTCACGGAATCGCCTACGGCCCGAAGTAATGCCGCATAAAAATTATACAGGAAAGTAAAGGCTATTCCCCAGAAAATGATCCATAGATAGTTACGCATCAACGGATAAACATCATAGGGGACTTGCAACCATCGCAAAATCGGATCGAGCCACAGGAACACAGCTACATTCAGCAGAACGGTCACCGTGCCGATCAACAAGAAGGAAACATAAATGCTACGTCGCAGGGCGGGGAGGTCACCGGCTCCGTATTGCAGTGAGAAAACCGTGCCGCTCCCCATCGACAAACCCAGCAGGATAGAGATCAGGAAAACCATCAAGGTATAGGCGGAACCGACCGCAGCCAGCGCATTTGAGCCGATACATTGTCCTACGATCAGTGTGTCGGCTATGTTATAGCATTGTTGCAAAAGCGATCCTGCCAGCATCGGCAATGTGAATTGTAGCAAGGTGGTGGTTATACCTCCTTGTGTAAGGTCTCCTTTCCGTAACATTGTCAGCTCTTTTTTATCCGTATAATTTTGTATGAGTTTGCAAAAATACGAATTTAATCAGATAACCATTCCTTCGGATCTCCGTAACTCTGCCGGAATGGTGAAGAGCTTTTGTTTGGTGGCAGAATGAATCCCTAATCGAGCATCAAGCTCATATAAGCTTCCCGGCTCTGGTAGTCGAGTAACAGGCGGGTAAGAGATTGAGTGTCCATTTCCTTCAGTTCACCGATATTGAGAACGGAGTTTTCGTGGGTGGAAGCCCAGTGATGGATGAGGCGGTCACGATCCAGGACACGTGCCATACCTAAGGGGAAAGTTCCTGGTCCGGCGAAAGGAGTGCGGTAGATAGCCTTTTCCACTTTGTTCTGGATTGTCGCCTCCTGTAAGAGCAGGTTCTTGATGTTGTCGTTGTCATACATCAATTCTTTGACATAAATATGGTCGCCGGCAGGATGGAAAAAGATCATTCCGATCGGTTCGTTCTGAATGTTCAAGGCTGTCAGCATCTGCCCGCCGGACATCTGCAGATCGCGCAGGATAGTGACGAAATCGTCATAACCGTGCAGCACATAGCAAGTGCGTTCCCGCTGTTTCTTATTGAAAAAATTGTAGAGAGACTCCATCGAAGGGACTTCGGGCGGTACAACCAAAATACCCTGTTCCCAAGCTGTTTCAATAGGCCGGATATATGTCTCTTCCGAATAGTCGAAAGCCTCCGTATATCCTAAATCGCGATAATAATCGAACAGCCACGGATCGGCCGGGATAATGACTGTCAAGGCTACTTTCCGGCTTTCCATCACTTCGAATGCCTTCTGTATCAGTTGGCGCATAAACCCCTGACCACGTTCGGAAGGAAGGGTACAGGCTCCATATATATAGCTTACGGATATCTCCGTCCCGTAGTAAGTCATGACATACGGAAGCATTTGAAGGGCGGAAACGATTTTTCCGTCTTTCTCTATAAACAGGGCGTTTTCTTTTTTGTAGACTCGGTCGAAGAACAGTTTGATAAATTCTTCACTGTCGTCGAAAGAGGTACGCCACAGGTCGATCAATTGAGGTTTGTTGTTATCCATCGTTCAATATTATTTTGCAGGTTTCTTTATTGCTGCGGATTTTTCCAATAGGATGAACGGGTTATACGAAAGTTTAGCCTGACGTAGACCGGGAATACCCAAGTCTTCCTCCCGGTTCATATAGGTATATTTCTCCGGAAGGTGGGAGGCGAATTCTTTGTTGATAACAGCATAAGCCCCCTCATAGTTCACATTCGCCTTTTCGACATGGACGCCGAAAGTGTCGTGGTTGATCGGGGCGCCGAAGGTGAAAGCGACAATTTCGTGGTCTACGCAAATGGCTCCTCCAATAAGTCCCAATTCGTTGTAATGGTTCAAGGCGTAGAGGATGGAACGGCGTTCGTCGTTCAGATCCTCCTCGTCATTATCTTCCCGGTTGGCTTTGTACCATTTGCATTCGAGCTGGAGGCATTCGGGAACCAGTTCGGGTGTGATAGGGATATATTTGTAATCAAATTTCTTATTGAAGTTGTTGATATGATTGCGTTTCGCCTGGTATTTCTTTCCTTTCAGGGTTGCCAGGTCTTCACGCAAATAGATGTAATCGAAATAATCTCGTTCGGGAATGTAGAAAAATCCTCCGGGGATTGCTTTTTCGAGTTCTTCTTTGGCATCGGGCGTTACGCCTAACATACAGAGCGGGTGGCCCTGTTCGAGTGAATCGGCTTCCAACAGGTCGATTGCCTGTTTCAGGTTGCCCTGACCCGTAGGTGTCATATAAGCGACTCTCGTTTTGTTTTCGATCCAGAAACGGATCAGCAGGCTGCCGTCGACAATGGCAAACTCGCTGTCGTATAGGAATCGCCAACTACAGATGTTGGCAAATGAATAATCGCAATTCTTGTAATTGCTCGGTATCGTAAAGGATGTTATAATATCTTTATCTTCGATTCCGATTGGTTTGAACGGTATCTTCATCTTTTTCTTTTTTGGTGTGCAAATATAAAACTAATAAATATCAGTGAATGTTTAGAACGGAAATAATAATGGCAATATGAAGATCATGACGATTCCCATGATGATTTGCAAGGGCATGCCGACTTTGACATAGTCCATGAATGTGTACTTGCCCGCCGACATGACCAGAGCGTTCGGAGGAGTCGAGAAGGGGGAGGCGAAGCACATGCTCGCACCCACCGTTACGGCCAGCAGGAACGGGTAGGGACTGACCCCGATTGCCAAGGCCGATTGTAACGCGATGGGAGCCACCAGTACCGCTGTTGCCGTATTGCTGATGAACATGGTGAGCAGAGAAGTCGTGAAATAGATTCCCGCCATAAGGACAAGTGGCCCGTAATCACCCAATCCGCTTACCAGTTTTTCCGATATCAGGTTGGAGGCTCCTGTCTTTTCGAGGGCAAGCGACATCGGGAGCATGGCGGCTATCAGTACGATGCTTTCCCAGTTGATCGTCTTGTAGGCGTCTTCCACATTGCGGAAGCAGCCTGTCAGCACCATCAGGATCGCTGCGATCAGGACGGCTGCGACCGGAGGAATCGGAATGAAATCGAATACCATCGCTGCGATCATGCCGGTCATGATCAGGGCGGCGACAGGTGCTTTATAGTCCAGTGTGACTTTGGATGCTTCTTCGACAGGTTGTCCGAGTACTACCCATTGAGACTGTTTATGGCTCATGCGGGCGATGCTATCCCATGTGCCCTGTATCAGGAGGATGTCGCCGGAGTGCATCTTTACCTCTTTTATATCAGACAGGATATATTCGTTTTTCCGTTGTATGCCTAATATGTTGACTCCATATTTATCCCTGAAACCGGAATCTTTGACCGCTTTATTGATCAATTTGGAATCCGGCATCAACAAGACTTCGGCGATACCGATCTCCTGCACACTCAGTTTTTCGTCGGACGGTCCGCCGGCGAACTCGGTGACTCTCGATTCTGTGAGCGACAGTCTGTTTTCACGGGCAAACAGTTCGATCTTGTCGAATGCTCCGAAGACATATAAGATATCGTTTTCTTTCAGTTCTGTGTCCGGACCGGCCAATTTTTGATCCACGGTCTTCATGAAGCGGCCCTGTGACGGCGATTTTCTTCGTATTTCGAGGATCGTCAGATTATATGTTTGTGTGATATTGAGTTCCTGTAATGTTTTATTGCAAACCAGGGAACCGGAGGTGACTCTCAAGCGGTAGAGATTGTCGGAGAGTTGGTATTTCTGTGCCAGTTCTTTTGGAGTGCGGCCGCCGGAAGTCTCTTTTTTATTGTTGTCGTCTTTTTTTGCCAGGAATATTTTACTGAGCGGGATCAGGATAATGATCCCAGTTAGCACGCAGATCAATCCGACCGGAGTGAAAGAGAAGAACGAAAGGTTGTCGAACCCGGCGTTCTTCAAAGCCTCCTGCACGACGAGGTTGGGAGGCGTACCGATCAGGGTCGCCATTCCTCCCATGCTGCTTGCGAAAGCGAGAGGCATCAGGAAGCGGCTGGGGTTTATGTTGGCATTCATCGCCATACTGACCACGATGGGTAACATCAGGGCCACAGTTCCGGTGTTGCTGACAAAGGCGCCAATGAAGGCTGTCACAACCATAATTAAAATGAATAACTTCAATTCGCTTTTCCCTGCCAACTGGAGTATTTTACTGCTGATCATCTTGGCCAGGCCGGTTTTGAAGATGGCTCCCCCGACCACGAACAAGCCGACCATCATGATTACGATCGGATTTGAAAAACCGGATAATGCTTCTTCAGGAGTTAAAATCTTACAGACCATGAGGAGTACGAGTGCGCAGAGCGCAACAAGGTCCGAGCGTATCTTCCCGTTCACGAAAAACAAGGCGGAAAGCGCTAAAATGACGAGAGTTGTTATCATAAAATGTTATTAATAGGGTTTTAACTTAATCTAAAAAGACTTGTATGTATTAAACTAATAACTATCTTTAAATGTTCGAAGTGAAATGATTTTTATTTAAAAGTGAGAAGGAAATGAATACTGATAAAATATTACCGATCGACCTCTATCATGCCGTGTCGACTGCGAATTTGACATTGGAAAGTACTTTAAAGATCATTCACGTCGAAGTCGGGCAGGATCATGAACTGTTGCCTTTGGAACCGGGAACTCTTGCTGTGGTCTGCCGGGGAGGAAAGTTCGAATGCAAAGCGCTTGGAAAGGAAATCTCCATAGTTGCCGGACAGGTGTTCCTGGCGTCTGTGGAAGACG
Proteins encoded in this region:
- a CDS encoding AAA domain-containing protein; the protein is MTTQFKTPTADLQHQYDLLQKEFEYEKEMYREQTERAGIHRRIQQGLCWYPVVPGKSYYNSLNQLVVEIGRLEDKETEHNFEYGCPVCFFTTKGGGKPEYLNFSAVISYVQDDRMVVILPSPNALTEIQKAGEIGVQLYFDETSYKTMFNALSTVIQAKGNRLAYLRDVLLGKTPAGRRTLFPMRFPWLNLSQEEAVNHVLAAKDVSIVHGPPGTGKTTTLVEAIYETLHRENQVMVCAQSNTAVDWISEKLVDRGIHVLRIGNPTRVNDKMLSFTYERRFESHPDYAELWGIRKAIREIQSNLRRKSHSEKETGRNRLSRLRFRATELEVKIDTELFDEARVVACTLVGSANRVLTNRNFTTLFIDEAAQALEAACWIAIGKADRVILAGDHHQLPPTIKCIEAARGGLDHTLMQKITDRKPETVSLLKTQYRMNESIMRFPSRWFYRDELQSAPEVKHRGILEFDTPVVWLDTADCHFEEDQLTDSMSRINKDEATLLVSTLQKYIEKIGKERVLDESIDFGLISPYKSQVQYIRGLVKRNVFFKPFRRLITVHTVDGFQGQERDVIMISLVRANDKGRIGFLGDLRRMNVAITRARMKLMILGDAPTLTRHAFYKELYEYIRENGQVVSTFNSP
- a CDS encoding L-cysteine desulfidase family protein, with amino-acid sequence MDKTTQTQIIKLIHQEVIPAIGCTEPVAVALAAAKAAEVLGCKPEKTEVFLSANILKNAMGVGIPGTGMVGLPIAIALGTLIGKSAYGLEVLRDLTPEALTEGKQVIEDKRIHIALKDNVDKLYIEVICSAGDETSRVIICHEHTNIVYVEKNGVVLTDQRKEGVSCDVLDDDELRLSFSTVYEFAMEMPLDEIRFILETADLNRRAAEASLKGNFGHTVSKTVSGAYGRKYMGDSAYTHMLAMTAAACDARMDGAMIPVMSNSGSGNQGIAATLPVLSFAEDIECTEEQLIRALMLSHLMVIYIKQSLGRLSALCGCVVAATGASCGITYLMGGDKVKISYAIKNMIGNITGMICDGAKPSCAMKVSSGVSTAMLSALMAMENKVVTPVEGIIDEDVDKSIINLTSIGSKGMEATDKLVLDIMTGKSC
- a CDS encoding magnesium transporter CorA family protein is translated as MRTFLYCEAGFVEKDQWLPNSWINVECPTPEDIHYLTNQFNVPESFLSDIADTDERPRIEYEGNWLLTIIRIPVQSQEQGIPFTTIPLGIMTNNEIIISVCYYKTELISDFIRYTRRKEVVVRHKYDLILRLIHSSAVWFLKYLKQINNEVAHAEKALEKSIRNEDLLRLMKLEKSMVYFNTSIRGNEVMLTKLQSIFQEPVYMDNELVEDVETELKQAHLTVNIYSDILTGTMDAFASIISNNVNTIMKRMTSISIILMVPTLIASFYGMNVPIYGENMPHGFAIIVMISLTLSALSFFIFRKIKWF
- a CDS encoding MATE family efflux transporter, whose amino-acid sequence is MLRKGDLTQGGITTTLLQFTLPMLAGSLLQQCYNIADTLIVGQCIGSNALAAVGSAYTLMVFLISILLGLSMGSGTVFSLQYGAGDLPALRRSIYVSFLLIGTVTVLLNVAVFLWLDPILRWLQVPYDVYPLMRNYLWIIFWGIAFTFLYNFYAALLRAVGDSVTPLWFLAVSVVLNIGLDLFLILVLDQGIEGAAVATVIAQGMAASGILLYTYKTRPELRLHRKDMRFDRSSLKEITSFSTLTCVQQSVMNFGILMVQGLVNSFGTAVMAAFAAAVKIDSFAYMPVQEFGNAFSTFVAQNFGARKGDRIRRGVRSAFLITIVFSLVISLLVFFFAKPLMLIFVRPDEAEILRIGTEYLRIEGTFYLGIGILFLLYGYYRAIRMPGMSVVLTILSLGTRVVLSYWLASIPSIGVTGIWWSIPIGWFLADLVGIAYYRYRRYAISRT
- a CDS encoding GNAT family N-acetyltransferase, with product MDNNKPQLIDLWRTSFDDSEEFIKLFFDRVYKKENALFIEKDGKIVSALQMLPYVMTYYGTEISVSYIYGACTLPSERGQGFMRQLIQKAFEVMESRKVALTVIIPADPWLFDYYRDLGYTEAFDYSEETYIRPIETAWEQGILVVPPEVPSMESLYNFFNKKQRERTCYVLHGYDDFVTILRDLQMSGGQMLTALNIQNEPIGMIFFHPAGDHIYVKELMYDNDNIKNLLLQEATIQNKVEKAIYRTPFAGPGTFPLGMARVLDRDRLIHHWASTHENSVLNIGELKEMDTQSLTRLLLDYQSREAYMSLMLD
- a CDS encoding DUF2156 domain-containing protein codes for the protein MKIPFKPIGIEDKDIITSFTIPSNYKNCDYSFANICSWRFLYDSEFAIVDGSLLIRFWIENKTRVAYMTPTGQGNLKQAIDLLEADSLEQGHPLCMLGVTPDAKEELEKAIPGGFFYIPERDYFDYIYLREDLATLKGKKYQAKRNHINNFNKKFDYKYIPITPELVPECLQLECKWYKANREDNDEEDLNDERRSILYALNHYNELGLIGGAICVDHEIVAFTFGAPINHDTFGVHVEKANVNYEGAYAVINKEFASHLPEKYTYMNREEDLGIPGLRQAKLSYNPFILLEKSAAIKKPAK
- a CDS encoding SLC13 family permease, with protein sequence MITTLVILALSALFFVNGKIRSDLVALCALVLLMVCKILTPEEALSGFSNPIVIMMVGLFVVGGAIFKTGLAKMISSKILQLAGKSELKLFILIMVVTAFIGAFVSNTGTVALMLPIVVSMAMNANINPSRFLMPLAFASSMGGMATLIGTPPNLVVQEALKNAGFDNLSFFSFTPVGLICVLTGIIILIPLSKIFLAKKDDNNKKETSGGRTPKELAQKYQLSDNLYRLRVTSGSLVCNKTLQELNITQTYNLTILEIRRKSPSQGRFMKTVDQKLAGPDTELKENDILYVFGAFDKIELFARENRLSLTESRVTEFAGGPSDEKLSVQEIGIAEVLLMPDSKLINKAVKDSGFRDKYGVNILGIQRKNEYILSDIKEVKMHSGDILLIQGTWDSIARMSHKQSQWVVLGQPVEEASKVTLDYKAPVAALIMTGMIAAMVFDFIPIPPVAAVLIAAILMVLTGCFRNVEDAYKTINWESIVLIAAMLPMSLALEKTGASNLISEKLVSGLGDYGPLVLMAGIYFTTSLLTMFISNTATAVLVAPIALQSALAIGVSPYPFLLAVTVGASMCFASPFSTPPNALVMSAGKYTFMDYVKVGMPLQIIMGIVMIFILPLLFPF